One region of Verrucomicrobiota bacterium genomic DNA includes:
- a CDS encoding CPBP family intramembrane metalloprotease → MLSEKPWSPLSVLRLLLLLFVCLCVGGLMGGVIRHWFGLGVADETSLFNLLVGVLSFHGAALVLVTLFLREEHIGWSEAFGFATPERGRALLIALMIACIVLPIGWLLQSASAEALNTFAEKFPTFHIKAEEQQVVHALKTTTSWVYRACLGVTAIVLAPLAEELLFRGILYPTVKQSGYPRLALWGTSLAFAAVHLNLATFVPLTFLAIVLTLLYEKTNNLLAPILVHSLFNAANFGMLYLQQQLLGQMTFGS, encoded by the coding sequence ATGTTGTCGGAGAAACCGTGGAGCCCCTTGTCCGTGCTGCGTCTGCTGCTGCTGCTGTTTGTTTGCCTTTGCGTTGGCGGCCTGATGGGCGGTGTGATCAGACATTGGTTCGGGCTGGGCGTCGCGGATGAAACCTCATTGTTCAATCTGCTGGTCGGCGTGCTCAGTTTTCACGGGGCAGCCCTGGTGCTGGTCACATTATTTCTCCGGGAAGAGCACATCGGCTGGTCCGAGGCGTTTGGTTTCGCCACGCCGGAGCGCGGGCGTGCCCTGCTAATAGCGCTCATGATCGCCTGTATCGTGTTGCCCATCGGCTGGCTGTTGCAGTCGGCCTCCGCCGAAGCGCTAAACACATTCGCAGAAAAATTCCCCACGTTTCATATCAAAGCGGAGGAGCAACAGGTCGTTCACGCTTTGAAGACAACCACTTCGTGGGTTTATCGTGCGTGCCTCGGAGTGACGGCGATTGTGCTGGCGCCGCTGGCGGAAGAACTTCTATTTCGCGGCATCCTTTATCCCACCGTCAAACAAAGCGGTTATCCGCGTCTCGCCTTGTGGGGAACGTCACTGGCCTTCGCCGCCGTCCATCTCAACCTGGCGACCTTCGTGCCGTTGACCTTTCTGGCAATTGTTTTGACATTGTTGTACGAGAAAACCAACAACCTGCTGGCGCCGATCCTGGTCCACAGTCTTTTCAACGCCGCCAATTTTGGAATGCTTTATCTGCAACAACAACTCCTCGGTCAAATGACCTTTGGGTCGTGA
- a CDS encoding thiamine-monophosphate kinase, which produces MNEFELINRLTPLLPVNESVVVGAGDDCAVLEVGLPKQWMLFKTDAVVEGIHFTKAASPEKIGHKALGRCLSDIAAMAGTPTAALVTLALPRDFDPSFVESIYAGMNALAGRYEVAIVGGETTTNPERILISVSLIGTVAKGKCPLRSGALAGDAIFVTGELGGSLTGRHLEFEPRLAEARWLAENYAIHSMIDISDGLAGDLRHLLQASRVGAELLSSAIPVSRAARVAAKVEGSTKPPLLAALTDGEDFELLFTVASKDAVALLDTWKQMFSELPLSCIGKVTAGSEVTIRDKDGVRPMTAHGYTHFA; this is translated from the coding sequence GTGAACGAATTTGAATTAATCAACCGTTTGACTCCGCTGCTGCCCGTCAACGAATCGGTCGTGGTCGGCGCGGGCGATGACTGTGCGGTGCTGGAAGTCGGGCTGCCCAAACAGTGGATGCTCTTCAAGACCGACGCCGTCGTTGAAGGGATTCATTTTACGAAAGCGGCGTCGCCGGAAAAGATTGGCCACAAGGCGTTGGGGCGGTGTCTGAGCGACATTGCTGCCATGGCAGGCACGCCGACCGCCGCGCTCGTCACGCTGGCTTTGCCGCGCGATTTCGATCCGAGCTTTGTCGAATCGATTTACGCCGGCATGAATGCACTGGCTGGCCGATACGAGGTGGCCATCGTCGGTGGCGAAACCACGACCAATCCCGAGCGAATCCTCATTTCAGTTTCGCTCATCGGCACGGTAGCCAAAGGAAAATGTCCACTGCGGTCGGGCGCTTTGGCGGGCGACGCAATATTTGTAACAGGCGAACTTGGCGGTTCACTGACCGGCAGACATCTAGAGTTTGAACCAAGGCTGGCGGAGGCGCGCTGGCTGGCGGAAAATTATGCCATCCACTCAATGATCGACATCAGCGACGGTCTGGCTGGCGACCTTCGGCATCTGCTGCAAGCGAGTCGCGTCGGCGCGGAGTTGCTCTCTTCGGCGATTCCCGTCAGCCGCGCTGCGCGAGTCGCAGCCAAAGTGGAAGGTTCAACGAAACCGCCGTTGCTGGCGGCGTTGACCGATGGCGAGGATTTTGAATTGTTGTTCACAGTTGCGAGTAAGGACGCCGTTGCGCTGCTCGACACCTGGAAGCAAATGTTTTCTGAACTCCCGCTCAGTTGCATCGGCAAGGTGACCGCCGGGAGTGAAGTCACGATACGCGACAAGGATGGAGTTCGACCGATGACCGCGCATGGTTACACACATTTCGCATAG
- the tsaE gene encoding tRNA (adenosine(37)-N6)-threonylcarbamoyltransferase complex ATPase subunit type 1 TsaE, producing MVTHISHSPAETEALGENWGRAAVAGLVIGLTGDLGAGKTQLVKGLARGLGISARVHSPTFTLVNEYTGGRLKLFHLDLYRLETREQILSAGLEEYFYKPAGVTVVEWAERWFEEIKNSKLKMQKCPEHYRRVHIETLNETGRRISYEDFGA from the coding sequence ATGGTTACACACATTTCGCATAGTCCCGCTGAGACGGAGGCGCTGGGCGAAAACTGGGGGCGCGCGGCTGTTGCCGGGCTGGTCATCGGTTTGACCGGCGATCTGGGCGCGGGCAAGACGCAATTGGTGAAGGGACTCGCTCGCGGGCTGGGAATTTCTGCTCGTGTGCATTCGCCCACGTTCACGCTGGTCAACGAATATACCGGCGGCCGGTTGAAATTGTTTCATCTGGATTTGTATCGCCTTGAGACGCGCGAACAGATCCTGAGTGCCGGCCTCGAAGAATATTTCTACAAACCGGCCGGGGTGACCGTCGTGGAATGGGCGGAGCGATGGTTTGAGGAAATTAAGAATTCAAAATTAAAAATGCAAAAGTGTCCGGAGCATTACCGGCGGGTTCACATCGAAACGCTCAACGAAACCGGGCGACGAATCAGCTATGAAGATTTTGGCGCTTGA
- the tsaB gene encoding tRNA (adenosine(37)-N6)-threonylcarbamoyltransferase complex dimerization subunit type 1 TsaB, whose translation MKILALEFSSAQRSVAVVEGGTDHLPVVLVEMVEAGGRATRALGLIEEVLKLSRVEREQIDCLAVGLGPGSYNGIRAAIALAQGWQLATGMRILGVSSAECLAAQAQEQGCFGKVNIVIDAQRKEFYLASYEIGDAVRREVERLRLASPGEVEAKMKSGEMVVGPEVKRWFPASREIFPAAAVLGRLAAGRRDFISGEKLEPIYLRESNFVKALPPRVIPTIPKP comes from the coding sequence ATGAAGATTTTGGCGCTTGAATTTTCGTCGGCCCAACGGAGCGTCGCCGTGGTGGAAGGTGGAACTGACCACTTGCCGGTGGTGCTTGTTGAGATGGTCGAAGCCGGTGGTCGCGCCACGCGTGCGCTGGGTTTGATCGAAGAGGTATTGAAGTTATCACGCGTGGAGCGGGAGCAAATCGACTGTCTGGCCGTCGGCCTTGGCCCCGGCTCTTACAATGGCATCCGCGCGGCCATCGCTCTGGCGCAAGGCTGGCAATTGGCGACGGGCATGAGGATTCTCGGCGTCAGCAGCGCGGAATGTCTTGCGGCACAGGCGCAGGAGCAAGGCTGTTTCGGCAAGGTCAACATTGTCATTGACGCCCAGCGAAAAGAGTTCTATCTGGCAAGCTACGAAATCGGCGATGCAGTTCGGCGCGAAGTCGAACGTCTGCGGTTGGCATCGCCAGGCGAGGTTGAAGCCAAGATGAAAAGCGGGGAAATGGTGGTCGGGCCGGAAGTGAAGCGGTGGTTTCCCGCGAGTCGGGAAATATTTCCAGCCGCGGCTGTGTTGGGTCGATTGGCCGCTGGTCGCCGGGATTTTATTTCGGGTGAAAAGCTTGAACCGATTTATCTGCGGGAAAGCAATTTCGTCAAAGCCTTGCCGCCGCGTGTGATTCCAACCATACCGAAACCATGA
- a CDS encoding alcohol dehydrogenase catalytic domain-containing protein: MKAAVLHGKEDVRIEKVEARLLRTGEVRVQIEAALTCGTDLKVFKRGYHAKMIVPPAVFGHELSGVISEVHPAVPGWKVGERVVVANSAPCGNCSYCRNHQENLCDDLLFLNGAYAKSIIVPARIVEKNMLRLKPGTSFRDAALVEPLACVVQGVEDVQLHRDQNVLVIGTGPIGLMFVALARHLGCHVVAAGRGNTRMKAARNLGAERIVEVTGKSDLVRTIQTEARVEFDVVIEAVGKPEAWEAAIRLVRKGGAVNLFGGCQSGTSVALDTARMHYASLTLKASFHHTPRTIRRALEFIENGVIRAADFVSGEWPLSRLPELFESMAAGNRAVKTLIRVHE; the protein is encoded by the coding sequence ATGAAAGCGGCGGTACTCCACGGCAAAGAAGACGTGCGGATCGAAAAAGTGGAGGCGCGTCTATTGCGGACGGGCGAAGTGCGCGTGCAGATCGAAGCTGCGCTCACCTGTGGCACGGATCTGAAAGTTTTTAAGCGCGGCTATCACGCGAAGATGATCGTGCCGCCGGCGGTTTTTGGGCACGAGCTGTCCGGCGTGATCAGCGAAGTTCATCCGGCGGTGCCGGGATGGAAAGTCGGTGAGCGCGTCGTGGTGGCCAACTCCGCGCCGTGCGGCAATTGTTCTTACTGTCGCAACCACCAGGAGAACTTGTGCGACGACTTGCTGTTTCTCAATGGGGCCTATGCAAAATCCATCATCGTTCCGGCGCGGATTGTGGAGAAGAATATGTTGCGGCTCAAGCCGGGCACCAGCTTTCGTGACGCCGCCCTCGTCGAACCATTGGCTTGCGTGGTGCAAGGGGTTGAAGATGTTCAACTGCACCGTGATCAAAACGTACTGGTCATCGGCACCGGCCCAATCGGTCTGATGTTTGTCGCGCTGGCAAGGCATCTCGGCTGCCACGTCGTCGCGGCGGGGCGTGGCAATACCCGGATGAAGGCGGCGCGCAACTTGGGCGCGGAAAGAATTGTCGAGGTGACGGGCAAGAGCGACTTGGTGCGCACGATCCAGACGGAGGCGCGTGTAGAGTTCGACGTGGTGATCGAGGCGGTCGGCAAGCCGGAGGCGTGGGAGGCGGCGATCCGGCTGGTGCGCAAAGGGGGCGCGGTGAATTTGTTTGGCGGTTGCCAGTCAGGGACGAGCGTGGCGCTGGACACAGCGCGAATGCATTACGCGAGCCTGACGTTGAAGGCCAGTTTTCATCACACGCCGAGGACGATTCGGCGCGCGTTGGAGTTCATTGAAAACGGCGTGATTCGCGCAGCGGATTTTGTCAGTGGCGAATGGCCCTTGAGCCGGTTGCCGGAATTATTTGAGTCGATGGCCGCGGGCAATCGGGCGGTGAAGACCTTGATTCGCGTGCACGAATGA